A single region of the Rhizobium sp. NLR16a genome encodes:
- a CDS encoding DoxX family protein, which translates to MSTFERLSAYRPYGLAALRIITALLFIEHGTMKLFAFPAAQMPGPLPPLMLFAALLELVGGLLILVGLLTRPVAFLLAGQMAVAYFMAHAPNSFFPALNQGDAAILFCFVFLYLFFSGPGAFAVDNRKMA; encoded by the coding sequence ATGTCAACTTTCGAGCGTCTTTCCGCCTATCGCCCCTATGGGCTGGCCGCTCTCAGAATCATCACTGCACTGCTGTTCATCGAGCATGGCACGATGAAGCTTTTCGCCTTTCCGGCTGCGCAGATGCCAGGCCCGCTGCCGCCATTGATGCTTTTCGCGGCTCTTCTGGAGCTTGTCGGCGGTCTCCTCATTCTGGTCGGCCTGCTGACGCGTCCGGTCGCCTTCCTGCTGGCCGGCCAAATGGCGGTCGCTTATTTCATGGCGCATGCCCCGAACAGCTTCTTCCCGGCCCTCAACCAGGGCGACGCCGCGATCTTGTTCTGCTTCGTCTTCCTCTACCTGTTTTTCTCCGGTCCCGGCGCTTTTGCGGTCGATAACCGCAAGATGGCTTGA
- a CDS encoding S-(hydroxymethyl)glutathione dehydrogenase/class III alcohol dehydrogenase: MDVRAAVAVQAGKPLEVMTVQLDGPKAGEVLVEVKATGICHTDDFTLSGADPEGLFPAILGHEGAGIVVDVGPGVTSVKKGDHVIPLYTPECRECYSCTSRKTNLCTSIRSTQGQGVMPDGTSRFSIGKDKIHHYMGCSTFANYTVLPEIALAKINPDAPFDKVCYIGCGVTTGIGAVINTAKVEIGSTAIVFGLGGIGLNVLQGLRLAGADMIIGVDINPDRKAWGEKFGMTHFVNPKEVGDDIVPHLVNMTKRNGDLIGGADYTFDCTGNTKVMRQALEASHRGWGKPVIIGVAGAGQEISTRPFQLVTGRNWMGTAFGGARGRTDVPKIVDWYMQGKIQIDPMITHTMPLEDINKGFDLMHKGESIRGVVVY; the protein is encoded by the coding sequence ATGGACGTTCGCGCCGCCGTTGCCGTTCAGGCTGGAAAACCGCTCGAAGTGATGACCGTGCAACTCGACGGCCCGAAGGCCGGCGAAGTGCTGGTGGAAGTCAAGGCGACCGGCATCTGCCACACCGATGATTTCACCCTGTCGGGCGCCGATCCGGAAGGCCTGTTTCCGGCCATCCTCGGCCATGAGGGCGCCGGCATCGTCGTCGATGTCGGCCCGGGTGTGACCTCGGTGAAGAAGGGCGATCACGTCATCCCGCTTTATACACCGGAATGCCGCGAGTGTTATTCCTGCACGTCGCGCAAGACCAATCTCTGCACCTCGATTCGATCAACCCAGGGTCAGGGCGTGATGCCGGACGGCACGAGCCGCTTCTCGATCGGCAAGGACAAGATCCATCACTATATGGGCTGCTCGACCTTCGCCAACTACACGGTGCTGCCGGAGATCGCGCTCGCCAAGATCAATCCCGACGCGCCCTTCGACAAGGTCTGCTACATCGGCTGCGGCGTCACCACAGGCATCGGCGCCGTCATCAACACCGCCAAGGTCGAGATCGGATCGACGGCGATCGTCTTCGGTCTCGGCGGCATCGGCCTCAACGTGCTGCAGGGGCTGCGGCTTGCCGGCGCCGACATGATCATCGGCGTCGATATCAACCCGGATCGCAAGGCCTGGGGCGAGAAGTTCGGCATGACGCATTTCGTCAATCCGAAGGAGGTCGGCGACGACATCGTTCCCCATCTGGTCAACATGACCAAGCGCAACGGCGACCTGATCGGCGGCGCCGACTACACCTTCGACTGCACCGGCAATACCAAGGTGATGCGCCAGGCGCTGGAAGCTTCGCATCGCGGCTGGGGCAAACCGGTCATCATCGGCGTTGCCGGCGCCGGCCAGGAAATCTCGACGCGGCCATTCCAGCTGGTGACCGGCCGCAACTGGATGGGCACCGCCTTCGGCGGCGCGCGCGGCCGCACCGACGTGCCGAAGATCGTCGACTGGTACATGCAGGGCAAGATCCAGATCGATCCGATGATCACCCACACGATGCCGCTCGAAGACATCAACAAGGGCTTCGACTTGATGCACAAGGGCGAAAGCATCCGCGGCGTGGTGGTGTACTGA
- a CDS encoding GNAT family N-acetyltransferase: MAAANYRVDLRHFDELPARELYDLLRMRVDVFVVEQNCPYPELDGKDIDALHLRLLEGGDLLAAARILKPHEPQEPSKIGRVVVSPAHRGKRLGDALVRESITACERLYPANPIALSAQAHLRRFYESFGFVGTSQEYLEDGIPHVDMVRQPAIHPA, from the coding sequence ATGGCGGCAGCCAACTACCGGGTCGATCTCAGGCATTTCGATGAGCTCCCCGCGCGGGAGCTCTACGACCTCCTTCGAATGCGGGTCGATGTCTTCGTCGTCGAGCAGAACTGTCCCTATCCGGAACTCGACGGCAAGGACATCGATGCTCTGCATCTGCGACTGCTGGAGGGCGGTGACCTCCTGGCGGCGGCGCGGATCCTGAAACCACATGAGCCACAGGAGCCGTCAAAGATCGGCCGCGTCGTCGTCTCGCCTGCCCATCGCGGCAAACGTCTGGGCGATGCATTGGTGCGCGAATCGATCACCGCCTGTGAGCGGCTTTATCCGGCAAATCCGATCGCCTTGTCGGCGCAGGCCCATCTGCGCCGCTTCTATGAATCCTTCGGCTTTGTCGGGACGTCACAGGAATATCTGGAAGACGGCATTCCCCATGTCGATATGGTCAGACAGCCTGCCATTCATCCGGCATGA
- a CDS encoding YaiI/YqxD family protein — MIYVDADACPVKPEILKVAERHGLEVTFVANSGLRPSRDPMIHNVIVSNAFDAADNWIAERAGAGDVVVTADVPLAVRCVATGAFVSGPTGRVFDETNIGMASAMRDLGAHLRETGESKGYNAAFSPKDRSRFLETFDRLCRRAKNLSSEAGGRP; from the coding sequence ATGATCTATGTCGACGCCGATGCCTGCCCGGTGAAGCCGGAAATCCTGAAGGTTGCCGAACGCCACGGCCTTGAAGTTACCTTCGTCGCCAATTCCGGCCTGCGCCCGTCCCGCGATCCCATGATCCACAACGTCATCGTTTCCAACGCCTTCGATGCCGCCGATAACTGGATCGCCGAGCGCGCAGGCGCGGGCGACGTCGTCGTTACTGCCGACGTGCCGCTGGCCGTACGCTGCGTCGCGACCGGCGCTTTCGTCAGCGGCCCGACCGGACGTGTCTTCGATGAAACCAATATCGGCATGGCGAGCGCCATGCGCGATCTTGGTGCGCATCTGCGCGAAACCGGGGAAAGCAAAGGTTACAACGCCGCCTTCAGCCCGAAAGACCGCTCGCGATTCCTCGAGACCTTCGATCGCCTCTGCCGCCGCGCCAAGAACCTTTCCAGCGAGGCCGGCGGCCGGCCATGA
- the sugE gene encoding quaternary ammonium compound efflux SMR transporter SugE, with the protein MAWFLLFLAGLFECGWAIGLKYTEGFTRPLPTALTVISMVVSVVLLGLAVRYLPIGTAYAVWTGIGTVGTVLLGIWLLGDGASVSRLACIALIVTGIAGLKLTA; encoded by the coding sequence ATGGCCTGGTTTCTGCTTTTTCTCGCCGGTCTTTTCGAATGTGGCTGGGCGATCGGCCTTAAATACACCGAGGGTTTCACGCGGCCGCTGCCGACGGCGCTGACCGTCATTTCAATGGTCGTGAGCGTCGTCCTGCTTGGCCTGGCGGTGAGGTATCTTCCGATCGGCACCGCCTATGCGGTCTGGACCGGCATCGGCACGGTCGGCACCGTGCTCCTCGGCATTTGGCTGCTTGGTGATGGGGCAAGTGTCTCCCGTCTCGCCTGCATCGCGCTGATCGTCACCGGCATCGCCGGCCTCAAGCTCACCGCCTGA